The nucleotide sequence TCCTGATGCGCGTGTTGTTAGTGTAAGTAATGTTTGAACAATTTATACTTAGATTACTGTATATATCGTGCTAATTTTAAATCATGTCTTTCTAATTTCTTGTATATTTGTAAGAAGCAATTGCGGATGTTAAGAGGCAGGATGAATCCTCTAAGCACATTTCACAAAATGATTCGCTAGCACAAGTTCTTGGAAAGGAGCACCCAAGACGAGTTCGTGCCTTAGGTGCTGGACCATGTCCCATCCAAATATTTGGTAATGCTATTGGACAACCATCGGGTTCTGGTGAGCCAAATCAAGAGTATGAGAGGAGGATTGTAGAATCAACTGctaagatagaagaagagtaggTGAAGAGACAGTCGATACAGAAGGTTTTGGGATATATAATCCAACAGCAAGGAGGCAATTTGCCAACTGACGTTACTGTAGCGCT is from Arachis ipaensis cultivar K30076 chromosome B01, Araip1.1, whole genome shotgun sequence and encodes:
- the LOC107608363 gene encoding uncharacterized protein LOC107608363, with protein sequence MQRIGKNWKDTRHNLHKCYKETRTFKENLKHRPSGIEENEWKRFLEYRQKEETKEKEQGRSVGRGELFIITHKKKNGSYIHPDARVVSVKAIADVKRQDESSKHISQNDSLAQVLGKEHPRRVRALGAGPCPIQIFGNAIGQPSGSGEPNQEYERRIVESTAKIEEE